The Candidatus Saccharibacteria bacterium genomic interval GTGTGAGTTCTTGGAAGTACCCATGCCCAAAGTCTTATTGGTTGCACCACCCAACATCAAAGACAAGTACTTCGATGACGGTCAACGTGCTATATTTGGCGAGCAAGCTGCGAGCAAAGTCGCAGAGTTACCGACTGGATACGAAAAAGCTGCTAGGGGACTGGACTGGGCATTTTTTGAAGCCAGCAAGGTTTGTGAAGCCGGTTCTGGAGATGGTGTGCATTTAGACGAAGCAAACAATCGCAAGTTAGGTGAAGCTTTGGCGAAGAATGTGAAAGGAATCGTATGAAACTTTTACTAACTTCAGCTGGCCTTAAGAACCAAACTCTTATTGATGAGTTCTTAAGGCTCGTTGGTAAACCAGCGAAAGAAATTAAAGTTGCCTATATTCCTACTGCGGCTAACGTTGAGGTAGGGAACAAAGATTGGCTGATTGATAATTTGTATGAATTTAGACAGCTGGTTGGCGAAGTCGACATTGTAGATGTTTCTTCGCTAAAACTTGAACAATTTAAGCCACGGCTAGAATGGGCTAATGCAATTGTAGTTGGCGGCGGTATGTCGTCTTACCTTTATAAACAAATTGTGGAGTCTGGACTTTCGAAGATTTTGCCTAAGCTACTAGAAGATAGAGTTTATGTCGGCATAAGTGCGGGCAGTATGGTTGTAGGGCCAGACATTGATGACGAACTTTCCCAGAAATATTTCAACGAAAAATTGGGTGGTGGTTTAGGGTTTGTAGACTTTTGGATCAAGCCGCATATGAACTCGCCATACTTTAGCGATAGAACCCCAGAATTGTTTGCGAAGATTTTTAAAGACACACCAAAAACAGTATATGCGCTTGAAGATAGCACTGCGGTAAAGGTTGATGGTTTAAAAGTGACGCCGCTCGGTGAAGGTAAATGGGTAGAGTTTAAGTGAAAATCCTCTACATCGGTGACATCGTAGCCCGCATTGGTCGTAAGGCTGTTACGCAAGTATTGCCCGAGCTGAAGCGCGAAAAGCAGATTGATTTTGTAATTGCCCAAAGCGAAAACATGGCCACCGGCAATGGCTTAACCGAAAAGGGTGTTAGCGACATGATGGACGCAGGGGTAGATTTTTTTACCGGTGGCAACCACAGCTTTAAAAAGCCAGAGTTTTTGCCGAAGTTTGAAGATCACACTGTGCCAGTAATCCGCCCAGCCAACATGCCGGGCGAGCATGTGCCTGGGCGAGGTTGGGCGGTTGTGGACACTGCCTTTGGTAAGATTCTAATAATTAATGTACTTGGCATAACCTTTAATAGCGAAGAAGTTGAGAATTCGCTGAGAGTTGTCGATAAAATCTTAGAGGAAAACAGCCACCAAAAACTGGCTGCTTCACTGGTGGACTTTCATGGCGACTTAAGTAGCGAGAAAGTGGCTGTTGGATTTTACCTCGATGGCCGAGTGAGTGCGGTGGTGGGTAGTCATACTCACGTGCCCACGGCCGATGCACGGGTGCTATCAGGCGGCACAGCCCACATTACCGACACCGGCATGACCGGCCCCATCGACAGCGTGTTGGGTGTAAAAAAAGAAATTATTATAGGCCGTTGGCTTGGTGATCGCACTGAATCGTTCGATTGGCCAAAAAGCGGCACGGTGCGCTTTAGTTCGGTACTGATCGATGTTGACCAAAGCGGAAAAGCCAAATCGATTGAGCAAATTTTACGCTTTATTGACGTATAATAGTGAAAGTAAGTGAGGGTAAAATGACACACCGTGAACTAATACGCGAACTGGCCGAAGAGCTGGGGGTAAGCAAAGCCCAGGCCGAGCGGTCGATAAAAAAGCTCAGCCAGATCGTGATGACCGAGGTTAAGGCTGGCCACAAAGTAGGCATAACCGGCTTTGGCGTGTTTTATCGTGGCAAGCGGGCGGCTCGGGCTGGCATTAACCCAATGACTGGTGGCAAGATCAAGATAGGGGCTATGGATCTGCCCAAGTTTCGAGCTGGCTCAACCTTTAAAGAGATGCTGCGTAAGTCTCCTTAAGCCAAAGCAGGTTGTGTAATAACTCTCCCTTAACTATAATCTAGCTAACATGCCAAGAAAAAAGAATATATTTACAAAAGCTGTCGAGGTTCCAGCGGTAGCTTTAGACAAAACGGTTGATACTGCTAAAAACGTTTCTGGTAAGCTACCGCAACCGCATGTGATTCAGCGAACCAAAAACTTTTGGCATAATTTGGGCCCTGGATTAACCACCGGCGCATCTGACGACGACCCATCGGGGATAGCCACATATTCACAAACTGGTGCCCAGTTTGGATTTCAATTTTTGTGGATGGCAATATTCACTTATCCTCTGATGTCGATTGTGCAAGAAATGTGTGCACGTATTGGCTTGGTAACCGGCCGGGGGTTGGCTGGTAATATTCGGATTCATTTTCCACGCTGGGTGATTGCAACCGCAGCTATATTGTTATTTGCTGCCAATGCCTTTAATATTGGTGCTGACCTGGGTGCTATGGCTAAGGCTGTCCAATTGATAAGGCCGAGTATGAACTACGGTGTTTTGGTAATTGGCTTTACTGCTTTTAGTATTTGTTTGCAAATCTTTACGCCATACGAAAAATATGCCAAGTACCTTAAATGGTTAGCGCTAATCTTGCTCTCATATATTGTCTCGGCTTGGCTGGCTAATCCCAATTGGCAAGAGGTGCTTACACGTGCTGTTGTTCCAAGTTTTAATTTTAACAAAACTCAAATTCTCATAGTCTCTGCTATTTTGGGCACGACTATTTCGCCATACTTGTTTTTCTGGCAGACATCGCAAGAAGTTGAAGAGCAGATCTTAAAGGGTCGCACCACGGTGTTACAGCGCCAGGATTCCAATAAAAAAGAGGTGCGTCAAATGCGGGTCGATGTTTGGTCGGGTATGTTGCTATCAAACATTGTAATGTTTTTTATTATTGCGGCTTCTGGTGGCATCTTGTTCCCAAACGGCGTAACCAATATAGGTACTGCTGCCCAAGCCGCCGAAGCCTTGCGGCCATTTGCTGGCGATGCAACATATTGGTTATTCGCAATCGGTATTATTGGCACAGGTTTACTTGCCATTCCGGTTATGGCCGGTGCGAGCTCATATGCTTTCGCTGAAAGCTTTGGTTGGCAAGAAGGTTTGTTCCGAAATCTCAAACAGGCTCATGCCTTTTATGGTGTTATAATCTTCTCTATGCTAATTGGTCTGGCCTTAAATTTTGTTGGCCTAGATCCGATTAAGGCTTTAATTTATGCTGCTGTTGGCAACGGCATTGTTGCGCCTGTTGTGTTGGCACTAATTGTGATAATTAGTAGTAATCCAAAGCACATGGGCCGCTGGGTGAACAAAAAGTCGGTTACCATCATGGGCTGGCTTATAACTGGTGTTATGGCAATAGTCGGCATTGCCGCTATTATCTCGATGTTGTCATGACTAAAAAAGATCCAACTTTGGATCTTTTTAGATAAATTTGGGGTGAGTGATGGGGCTCGAACCCACGACCTTCGGGACCACAACCCGACGCTCTAACCAGCTGAGCTACACCCACCACGTCCAAATAATGCTTCGATAAGCATTGCGAATAGTTATTCGCAATTTACATTCTCGCATTATTTCTCCTATCGATTCAACAAATAGAAACAATTCTCTTGCTGAATCGACTAGAAAAGCAATGAAATTTATTCGATCAAAAGCGGGAACGGTTTTGATCGTGAGGAGAATTGCTATATCAGCTGTAGCAATTTAATAAATACGAAAGCTACAATAGCAATTCGACGTGGTACCCCCGGCAGGACTCGAACCTGCGACCTACGGTTTAGAAAACCGTTGCTCTATCCAGCTGAGCTACGGGGGCACGTTCAAATAATACTCTGATATTTGGTACGAATAGTTATTCGCACCTTATATTCTCGCATTATTTATCTCTGCGATTCAAATTTATTCGACAATTTGAATCGCAGAGTCAGCTGCTGGCTACTCTTACCAAAGACAATTAGAATACTTTCAATTGTTTTTGGTAATAGGAAATTTTAGGCATCAGCCAAAGAGAACATAAAAGTCTTTTGTTCTCGAAGGCTAAAGCCTAAAAATGACGTGGAGCGGGTAGCGGGAATCAAACCCGCATCGCCTGCTTGGAAGGCAGGCATAATAATCATTATACGATACCCGCTTAGAGCCAAAACGCCATTTTAGATGGTCGTTAAGGCTACTTAATATAAGGTGCCAGGCCGAGGCCCACAAGAACAATATAATACTAGAAAACAAGCCATATTTCAAGTTGGTGCTAATGCACCTATCCTATCAAAAGTATAGCACGGCCCAATACTCGGTTGCATAAGCTCAACGATTGGTGTTTAATTAACTATATAGTAAAAACTACAAGGAGTTATACAATGACAAAATCTGCACTTATTAAAGCTTCGGCTGCGGCAGCAGCGCTAAGTAGCTTGGCGCCGCTGGTCGCTCGAGCCGATGATATTAGCAGCACTACCACCGATACAGCCAGCACCGCGGCCGGTACTGCCGCTGCAGGTGGTATATTGGGTGTTGTTCTAATTTTTTGGATCTTGTTCTTGGCAATTGCGTTAGGATTTTTTATTTTTTGGGTTGTAATGCTAATTGATGCCTTTAAGCGAACCAACTGGCAAGACGAAGGCCAAAAGAATCTGTGGCTAATAATACTGATCGTCTCGATTTTCGTGGGCTTGGCTTGGTTGGCGGCTCTGCTGTACTACTTCATTATCAAGCGAGCTCTCGACAAGGGTGCGGCACCGCAAGTGGCTGCCCAGGCTAGCCAGCCAACAGCTCCAGCTCAACCGGCCACTCCAGAACAAGACAACCAACAAAAGTAACAGTTTACAAACCATAAAAGCGCCTGAGTTTAAGCCGGGCGCTTTTTGGTATAATGCGAGAGCAATGAAAATTACTCCAATCAAAACCCGTCCGTTAATTCCGCCTAAAGATGACTTGCTAGCCGTAATAGCAGAAAGTTTAAAGGAGCTGCCAGAGCAATCAGTTTTGGCCATTGCCTCGAAGGTAGTGGCGATTGATGAGGGTAGATGTATCCCGCTGAGCGAGATTGAGCACGATGACCTAGTGAAACGAGAGTCTGATAAGTATTTACCGCGTAGCTGTGTGCCTGGAGCCCACATTATACATACTCTGAAGAACAACCTGCTAATTGGCTCTGCTGGCATAGATGAGAGTAACGCCAACAATTACTTTATACTCTGGCCCGAAGATCCAAAAGCTTCTGCTAAACAGATTTTTGAGTATTTGAAAAGTGAATTTGGAACTAAGCGATTCGCAGTTTTAATAACTGATTCTCATTCTGTCGCGATGAGGCGAGGCACGGTGGGCATATCGTTGGCGAGCTACGGCCTAAAGCCATTAAAGGACTATCGTGGTAAAGAAGATATATTTGGGCGAGAGCTTAAAGCCACAATGACCAATCTTGCTGATGGCTTAGCGGCAGCCGCCACACTGGTAATGGGAGAGGGCGCAGAAGTCTGCCCATTGGCCTTGATTGAAGATTTAGATGTAGAGTTTATTAGCCAACCCTACAGACCGACAGATCCTGATGGTAGCTTTGAAATACCACCAGAACAAGATATGTTTAAGCCGTTTTTTGATGGTGTAGACTGGCAAGAATAGCTATCTCCTGGGTGACTTTCATTGCCATAAGATATATGGTAAAATAACCTGGTTTCTAGCGCCCTTAGCTCAGCGGATTAGAGCGACTGGCTTCGGACCAGTAGGTCGGGGGTTCGAATCCCTCAGGGCGTACCACGTCGAATTACTATTGTAGCTTTCGTAACTCACAGTTACTTCAGCTGACATATTAATTCTCCTCGCGATCAAAACCATTGCTGCTTTTGATCGGTTGAAAACAAGCCGATTCAAGTTGTCGAAATTTGAGTTGGGGGCCATTAGCTCAGTTGGTTAGAGCATCTGCCTCTTAAGCAGAGTGTCCTGGGTTCGAGTCCCAGATGGCCCTCCACGTCGAATTACTATTGTAGCTTTCGTAATCCATGATTACTTCAGCTGACATAGCAATTCTCCTTGCGATCAAAACCATTCCCGCTTTTGATCGAAAACAAAATAACCGATTCAAATTGTCGAAGAAATTTGAATCGAATAGCCGGGGTGTGGCGCAGTTGGCTAGCGCGCCGCGTTTGGGACGCGGAGGTCGAAGGTTCGAGTCCTTTCACCCCGACCAGAAGATATTTTTGGTAAATCCGCCAGTAAATTATATGGCGGATTTAGTGTTATTTCAGATATAGAGTCGTTTGCGGCTCGTAGGTTCGACACTAGCTCGTTGCAAATAGTATCTTGTTCCACTAAATCGTTTGTGTTGAGCAATGTTTTCAGATAAGAATCAATGAGTTCGTAGAAATCTTGCTCGCTTGGTAAGCTAGTGCCTAGTCGCTCCAATTCTTGCTCACTAGTTTTTTTGTTGTGTTTAGCTATATCTACCAGTTTTTGGTAGTGTTCTAATTTGCCATTGTGATGTTTTTTATAATCTTCTGGGTGGTCAACCTGAAACTGTTGGTAACGCATATAATGCTGTGTATTCGTTCTAACGTCTTTTTTCGCATTACTTAACTTGCGTTTAGCAATAGCTATCTCCTGTGCATGCTTGCTTTTTAGACGTTCAATGTACAGCTGATATGCTTCTTTACTATTCTTCGTTAGATGTCGTAAAGTCCACTCAATAGCTGACGAAACATATTTGGCTCTAATACTCTTTTTGAGTTTGATACCTTTCTCTCGGTTTTCTTCTGCTTTATAACGTTGGCAGTTAGTATTCCTGCAATAAAAACTAATAACCCATCTCCCCTTATTTTTGCCCTTTTTAATAGGCTGATGTTGGAATTGCATTGGAAGATCGCAGTAATCACAAATAACCTTGCCCCTTAGTAGGCCATAACCTAGCTTTTTGGCGTTTACAGAGTTGCCCACGTGTTTTTCACCGTAACTAGCTGCCGTACCCTTGTTAAGGGCAATATACTCGTCAGGCGTCATTAAAGGCAAGAAGTCATAAGTTTCTGCTAAATTGGTCAGGTTGTTACCATATCTATATAGCCCAAAATAGAATGGGTCTTCAAATAAATCGCCCACCATTTGTTTATCCACTCGCACTACCTTATAAGGCTCGTCTTGATCTTTACGTTCGCTAAAGTAGGCAGAGTTTAAGAATTCGGCAACCTCTATATTGCTTTTACCCTCCTGTAATCGCATGATTACACTTTGTCTCAATAAATCCCAGTTATATCCATCTGGAATAAAGTATCCTGTACTAGCATCAACATAATAGCCTTTTTTTGTTACGCCGTTATATTTACCTTCTTTAATATTGCCACTAGTACCACGCTTAACATCCACAGACAACTTATCAGAATACTGTTTCGAAGTGGCAAATAGTATTCCTAGCATCATTTTGCCATTTGGATTGTTCTCAAATTGGTACGTTCTGAACTGTAAATCCTGAATCTGCTCATGGTCTATCATTTCAATGACTTCGCCCGCTTCTTTCATATTCCTTGATATTCTGTCGGGCGACCACGAAATTAGACCATGATACTTGCCAGTCTTAAATCCCATAATCATGTCGTCAAATATAGGCCGATTGCCTGAGATCTTGGCAGAAGCTGACTCTTCAAGTATATCTTCTTCTCGTATTGTAATACCTTGTGCTTCCGCTAGTTCAAGACACTCAGACCGTTGATCTTCTAATGATCTAACTTGTTTTGATTCGTCATCAGTTGATTTACGTAGATATAGTACATAACACCGCCTTTCTTTTGGGAGTATTCGTTTACTTCCTTCTTGCTCACGAGCAAAATACTCTGTTAACTGCTCAACTGTATGGCTACTCGCAGGTAAATTAAATACGTCAGGATTACCTTCCTTTTGCTTGGCAAGCCTTTTTTCAATTTCAACTACCTTGTCGCTCGGTAGGTATGCAATCTTGCGTCTTCGTGCTGGTTTTTTCTGATTAGCCATTCACACCTCAATAATAGTTATTTTCTCACTAGATTACGAACCTATCAAATCCTAAGTGTGACTTATAGTCCGTAGACCCATAGTCTACTGCTAATCAAGATAGGGTATGACAAAAACATACCCAGAGGTAGCCGCTCAGTTTGGTCAAAGGCTTAGAAAAATTCGTGAATCAAAGGGCATCTCACAAGAGAAATTAGCCAATGAATCTGGGCTTGATCGCACATATGTCTCTGGAATTGAAAGAGGCAGACGCAATCCGTCACTTATCAATATCTCAAAACTGGCTAAAGGTTTAAACGTAAAGATCACGGATCTATTTAATTAGTGTATGCTTTTTATTGTGTGAGAAAACTACCCTCTGTGTATCATTTTATAGCGTCAATTAATTCTTCTAACCTGGCCTAATTTGAAGCTATTGAATCTTTTGTTTAGATATTGCATTATATTTAAGTGTGACTTATAATCTACGCAAGTTAAAAATTAAATCAGGAGTTACTATGGCAACTAAGAAATCTAACAAGACAGCTATTATCGTTGTAATTGCGATCATTGTAGCGTTATTGGTAGTAGGTGGAGGAGCATACTATTTCATTTGGGGCAACAAGACCCAAGTTACAACAAATAACGGTACAGCAAGTGTAGAGAGTAACACAAATAAGAAACAACTTAATGTAGAGCAAATACTTGCAAACGTAAAAGCAAAATATCCTACCGTAACAGAAGTAAAAATATACAGTGAACAAAATGACCCAAACAATCAGCTAGGTAAGCCAGGGTATTACATAGCGGGAGGTGCTTTTGCAGATTCACGAGCAGGCGGAATCTCAGATAGCAATTGGGGTGCAGAAGCGGGTGGAAGTATAGAAATATATCAGACAGAAGCAGATGCAGCAAAGAGAACAGAATATCTAAAGCAGTTTCAAGGCAATGCTTTGCTAGACCCAGGGGCTTATAAGCAGATTGGTGTAGTGATTGTAAGAGCATCTAGCAAATTAACTGCTTCACAGCAGGCTGAGATTGTAGATTATCTTGCCAGCCAAGTGCAGTAATGGTTCAATAGACCAAGATATTTAATTAGGAAAAACAATTGGGATTTAAGGATCTAACGTCAAAGGCAAAAGCGAAGT includes:
- a CDS encoding helix-turn-helix transcriptional regulator, giving the protein MTKTYPEVAAQFGQRLRKIRESKGISQEKLANESGLDRTYVSGIERGRRNPSLINISKLAKGLNVKITDLFN
- a CDS encoding HU family DNA-binding protein encodes the protein MTHRELIRELAEELGVSKAQAERSIKKLSQIVMTEVKAGHKVGITGFGVFYRGKRAARAGINPMTGGKIKIGAMDLPKFRAGSTFKEMLRKSP
- a CDS encoding Type 1 glutamine amidotransferase-like domain-containing protein gives rise to the protein MKLLLTSAGLKNQTLIDEFLRLVGKPAKEIKVAYIPTAANVEVGNKDWLIDNLYEFRQLVGEVDIVDVSSLKLEQFKPRLEWANAIVVGGGMSSYLYKQIVESGLSKILPKLLEDRVYVGISAGSMVVGPDIDDELSQKYFNEKLGGGLGFVDFWIKPHMNSPYFSDRTPELFAKIFKDTPKTVYALEDSTAVKVDGLKVTPLGEGKWVEFK
- a CDS encoding coenzyme F420-0:L-glutamate ligase, giving the protein MKITPIKTRPLIPPKDDLLAVIAESLKELPEQSVLAIASKVVAIDEGRCIPLSEIEHDDLVKRESDKYLPRSCVPGAHIIHTLKNNLLIGSAGIDESNANNYFILWPEDPKASAKQIFEYLKSEFGTKRFAVLITDSHSVAMRRGTVGISLASYGLKPLKDYRGKEDIFGRELKATMTNLADGLAAAATLVMGEGAEVCPLALIEDLDVEFISQPYRPTDPDGSFEIPPEQDMFKPFFDGVDWQE
- a CDS encoding YmdB family metallophosphoesterase — its product is MKILYIGDIVARIGRKAVTQVLPELKREKQIDFVIAQSENMATGNGLTEKGVSDMMDAGVDFFTGGNHSFKKPEFLPKFEDHTVPVIRPANMPGEHVPGRGWAVVDTAFGKILIINVLGITFNSEEVENSLRVVDKILEENSHQKLAASLVDFHGDLSSEKVAVGFYLDGRVSAVVGSHTHVPTADARVLSGGTAHITDTGMTGPIDSVLGVKKEIIIGRWLGDRTESFDWPKSGTVRFSSVLIDVDQSGKAKSIEQILRFIDV
- a CDS encoding Nramp family divalent metal transporter; this encodes MPRKKNIFTKAVEVPAVALDKTVDTAKNVSGKLPQPHVIQRTKNFWHNLGPGLTTGASDDDPSGIATYSQTGAQFGFQFLWMAIFTYPLMSIVQEMCARIGLVTGRGLAGNIRIHFPRWVIATAAILLFAANAFNIGADLGAMAKAVQLIRPSMNYGVLVIGFTAFSICLQIFTPYEKYAKYLKWLALILLSYIVSAWLANPNWQEVLTRAVVPSFNFNKTQILIVSAILGTTISPYLFFWQTSQEVEEQILKGRTTVLQRQDSNKKEVRQMRVDVWSGMLLSNIVMFFIIAASGGILFPNGVTNIGTAAQAAEALRPFAGDATYWLFAIGIIGTGLLAIPVMAGASSYAFAESFGWQEGLFRNLKQAHAFYGVIIFSMLIGLALNFVGLDPIKALIYAAVGNGIVAPVVLALIVIISSNPKHMGRWVNKKSVTIMGWLITGVMAIVGIAAIISMLS